One Planctomycetota bacterium genomic region harbors:
- a CDS encoding sigma-70 family RNA polymerase sigma factor, with translation MQRDPRTDSFIRHLTGFQSRLYAYILSLTADPNVAADVLQETNVVLWHKSEEFTEGTSFASWALHVAYLQTLAARQKRSRERLVFDDAMLKGLADDAAAVYIDLDDRQKALHTCLESLSERQRDLLSLHYESNLTISAIADRVQLKPNAVTQAMHRIRVRLMNCINSRLAGGAHP, from the coding sequence ATGCAACGTGACCCGCGGACCGACAGCTTCATCCGCCACCTGACGGGCTTTCAAAGCCGGCTCTACGCGTACATCCTTTCGCTGACCGCCGACCCGAATGTCGCCGCCGACGTCCTGCAGGAGACGAACGTGGTGCTCTGGCACAAGTCTGAGGAGTTTACGGAAGGGACGAGCTTCGCGTCGTGGGCGCTGCATGTGGCGTACCTGCAGACGCTCGCCGCCCGGCAGAAGCGTTCGCGCGAGCGGCTCGTTTTCGATGACGCCATGCTCAAGGGCCTCGCCGACGACGCCGCGGCGGTCTATATCGACCTCGACGATCGGCAGAAGGCGCTGCACACGTGTCTCGAATCGCTATCCGAGCGGCAGCGTGACCTGCTCTCGCTGCATTACGAATCGAACCTGACCATCAGCGCGATCGCCGATCGTGTCCAGCTCAAGCCAAACGCCGTCACGCAGGCGATGCACCGCATCCGCGTGCGGCTCATGAACTGCATCAACAGCCGGCTCGCCGGGGGAGCGCACCCATGA